Proteins encoded together in one Peribacillus asahii window:
- the rimM gene encoding ribosome maturation factor RimM (Essential for efficient processing of 16S rRNA) → MERWFNVGKIVNTHGIRGEVRVISKTDFADERYKVGNTLYLFREKHKEPLELTIASHRTHKNFNLLTFEGYHNVNDVEPFRDGILKINESQLTDLDEGEFYFHEIIGCTVYTDTGEEVGAIREILTPGANDVWVVKGPKGKDVLIPYIEHIVKEVDITNKKVIITPMEGLLD, encoded by the coding sequence ATGGAAAGATGGTTTAACGTTGGAAAGATTGTCAATACGCATGGTATACGAGGTGAAGTTCGGGTTATTTCGAAAACGGATTTTGCAGACGAGCGTTATAAAGTCGGGAATACCCTTTACTTATTTAGGGAGAAGCATAAGGAGCCGTTAGAGCTGACAATTGCTTCACATCGCACACATAAAAATTTTAATTTACTAACATTTGAAGGCTATCATAATGTAAACGATGTCGAACCGTTTCGTGATGGAATTTTAAAGATTAATGAGTCTCAGTTAACGGATTTAGATGAAGGGGAATTTTACTTTCATGAAATTATCGGTTGTACCGTATATACCGATACCGGAGAAGAAGTCGGTGCCATTCGTGAAATTTTAACACCGGGTGCAAACGATGTTTGGGTTGTGAAAGGTCCTAAAGGGAAAGATGTATTAATTCCTTATATCGAGCACATTGTGAAAGAGGTCGATATTACAAATAAAAAGGTCATTATTACACCGATGGAAGGATTATTAGACTGA
- the trmD gene encoding tRNA (guanosine(37)-N1)-methyltransferase TrmD — translation MKIDVLSLFPEMFEGVLGSSILKKAAEKQAASYRVINFRDYADNKHHTVDDYPYGGGAGMVLKPQPIFDAVEALQGEATVKPRVVLLCPQGERYTQKKAEELAREEHLIFVCGHYEGYDERIREHVVTDEISLGDYVLTGGELGAMVIIDSVVRLLPGVLGNEASPVLDSYSSGLLEHPHYTRPADFRGMKVPDALLSGNHKKIEEWRMKESLRRTWMRRPDLLDSYSLSEVEKKLLAEIQKEQ, via the coding sequence ATGAAGATTGATGTGCTCTCTCTTTTTCCGGAAATGTTTGAAGGGGTTTTAGGATCGTCGATTTTAAAAAAGGCGGCGGAGAAACAAGCAGCCAGCTATCGAGTGATTAATTTTCGCGACTATGCTGACAATAAGCATCATACGGTGGACGATTATCCATACGGTGGCGGTGCAGGGATGGTCTTGAAGCCTCAGCCTATATTTGATGCAGTGGAGGCTCTTCAAGGAGAGGCGACGGTGAAGCCGCGTGTAGTTCTGCTTTGCCCGCAAGGTGAACGATATACACAAAAGAAAGCGGAAGAGCTAGCCCGTGAAGAGCATCTTATTTTCGTTTGCGGACATTATGAAGGCTATGATGAACGAATTAGAGAACATGTTGTGACAGATGAAATATCGCTTGGAGATTATGTGTTGACAGGCGGTGAGCTAGGGGCCATGGTCATTATTGATAGCGTAGTCCGTCTTTTACCTGGTGTATTAGGGAATGAAGCCTCGCCTGTGCTTGATTCCTATTCATCGGGACTTCTTGAACATCCACATTATACAAGACCGGCTGATTTTCGCGGTATGAAGGTACCGGATGCATTATTATCAGGTAATCATAAAAAAATTGAAGAATGGAGAATGAAAGAATCGTTGCGTCGCACTTGGATGCGTCGCCCGGATTTACTTGATTCTTATTCTCTTTCAGAAGTTGAAAAAAAATTATTAGCTGAGATTCAGAAAGAACAATGA
- the rplS gene encoding 50S ribosomal protein L19, whose protein sequence is MQKLIQEITQEQLRTDLPAFRPGDTVRVHVKVVEGTRERIQLFEGVVIKRRGGGVSETFTVRKVSYGVGVERTFPVHTPKIAKLEVVRHGKVRRAKLYYLRELRGKKARIKEIRR, encoded by the coding sequence ATGCAAAAACTTATTCAAGAAATTACACAAGAACAACTTCGCACTGATCTTCCTGCGTTCCGTCCTGGTGACACAGTACGTGTACACGTTAAAGTTGTTGAGGGAACTCGCGAACGTATTCAGTTATTTGAAGGTGTTGTAATCAAACGTCGTGGTGGCGGAGTGAGCGAAACTTTCACAGTTCGTAAAGTTTCTTACGGTGTTGGAGTTGAACGTACATTCCCTGTTCACACACCAAAAATCGCCAAATTAGAAGTAGTACGTCACGGTAAAGTACGTCGTGCGAAACTTTACTACTTACGTGAACTTCGTGGTAAAAAAGCACGTATTAAAGAAATTCGTCGCTAA
- the lepB gene encoding signal peptidase I: MAKGKNELVEWIKAIIVAVIIATVIRQFFFAPVVVDGYSMMPTLKDTDRVITNKFSYVIGKPKRFDIIVFEAPEGKDYIKRVIGLPGDKVEYDHDTLYINGKPYQEPYLDKYKAKLVDGGPLTESFTLKDIKEINQETVPEGYLFVMGDNRRLSKDSRHIGVISYDKILGKTNTVYWPIKDIRKVE, from the coding sequence ATGGCTAAAGGGAAAAATGAACTAGTAGAGTGGATAAAAGCGATTATTGTCGCTGTTATTATCGCAACGGTCATTCGCCAATTCTTTTTTGCTCCGGTTGTTGTGGATGGTTACTCGATGATGCCGACTTTGAAGGATACAGATCGAGTCATTACGAATAAATTTTCTTATGTAATAGGCAAGCCGAAACGCTTCGATATTATTGTGTTTGAGGCACCAGAAGGCAAGGATTATATTAAACGTGTAATTGGCTTGCCAGGTGACAAAGTTGAGTATGATCATGATACGCTCTATATTAACGGCAAACCGTATCAAGAGCCTTATTTAGATAAATATAAAGCAAAGTTAGTAGATGGCGGCCCTCTAACAGAATCTTTTACATTAAAGGATATTAAAGAAATTAATCAAGAAACGGTACCAGAAGGTTATTTATTCGTTATGGGCGATAATCGTCGTTTAAGCAAGGATAGCCGTCATATAGGTGTCATCTCGTATGATAAAATACTAGGTAAGACAAATACGGTGTATTGGCCTATAAAAGATATAAGGAAAGTCGAATAG